Proteins found in one Thermaerobacter subterraneus DSM 13965 genomic segment:
- the cimA gene encoding citramalate synthase, translated as MGDGKAARLPQAGGAPLQARSPGRTHPAVRPGPGSLAAGPGTGPVDVVLYDTTLRDGTQRAGIHLTLADKLRLARRLDDFGIPYIEGGWPGSNPKDAAFFRALEDQPLQRSRLVAFTSTRRPGVAVQHDPALAAALAAGTPAVCVVGKAWDRHVTVALGTRLEENLAMIRETVAHLVAHGREVIFDAEHFFDGFAANPEYALAVLAAAEEAGASWLVLCDTNGGSLPDAVTRAVRAAAAATRTPLGIHCHDDAGLGVANSLAAVAAGCRMVQGTINGYGERCGNANLLTVAANLELKLGLRCLPPGALAELTAVSRFASEVANLPHREEAPYVGANAFAHKAGIHVSALLKEPALYEHVDPARVGNDRRVLVSELSGRANLRYVLGAELDEPALARLLERIKELEHEGYQFEGAEGTLALLAWEVQQAAGSAGTPGGQAAFPEAPVPEAANPGWPFLLESYRVTALHDPAAGSRVEATIKVRVGERIVHTAAEGNGPVNALDAALRKALSEVYPDLEQVRLVDYKVRVLEGDAGTGARVRVLVESTDGRARWGTVGVSTSILEASWQALADGLRYYLLGLATAPAPGGPDPGPEARPTVPAPPGAAARHTAPATQPAQGRQARQA; from the coding sequence ATGGGCGACGGCAAGGCAGCCCGTCTCCCCCAGGCCGGCGGCGCCCCGCTCCAGGCGCGTTCCCCCGGCCGCACCCACCCGGCAGTGCGTCCAGGCCCCGGATCCCTCGCCGCGGGACCAGGGACTGGGCCCGTTGACGTGGTGCTCTATGACACCACCCTGCGCGACGGCACCCAGCGGGCGGGCATCCACCTCACCCTGGCCGACAAGCTGCGCCTGGCGCGCCGCCTGGACGACTTCGGCATCCCCTACATCGAGGGCGGCTGGCCGGGATCGAACCCCAAGGACGCCGCCTTTTTCCGGGCCCTGGAGGACCAGCCCCTCCAGCGATCCCGGCTGGTCGCCTTCACCAGCACCCGCCGCCCGGGCGTAGCGGTCCAGCACGACCCGGCCCTGGCGGCCGCCCTGGCCGCCGGCACGCCGGCGGTCTGCGTGGTGGGCAAGGCCTGGGACCGGCACGTGACCGTCGCCCTGGGCACCCGCCTGGAGGAGAACCTGGCCATGATCCGGGAGACGGTGGCGCACCTCGTGGCTCACGGGCGGGAGGTGATCTTCGACGCGGAGCACTTCTTCGACGGGTTTGCCGCCAACCCGGAGTATGCGCTGGCCGTGCTGGCCGCGGCGGAAGAAGCCGGCGCCAGCTGGCTCGTCCTGTGCGACACCAACGGCGGCTCCCTGCCGGACGCCGTGACCCGGGCCGTCCGGGCGGCGGCCGCCGCCACCCGGACTCCCCTGGGCATCCACTGCCACGACGACGCCGGCCTCGGCGTGGCCAACTCCCTGGCCGCCGTGGCCGCCGGGTGCCGCATGGTCCAGGGCACGATCAATGGCTACGGCGAGCGCTGCGGCAACGCGAACCTGCTCACCGTGGCCGCCAACCTGGAGCTCAAGCTGGGCCTGCGTTGCCTGCCCCCCGGGGCCCTGGCCGAACTGACCGCCGTGAGCCGCTTCGCCAGCGAGGTGGCCAACCTCCCCCACCGGGAGGAGGCGCCCTACGTGGGGGCCAACGCCTTCGCCCACAAGGCGGGCATCCACGTCTCCGCCCTGCTCAAGGAGCCGGCCCTCTACGAGCACGTGGATCCGGCCCGGGTGGGCAACGACCGCCGGGTGCTGGTGTCGGAGCTGAGCGGCCGCGCCAACCTTCGCTATGTGCTGGGAGCGGAGCTGGACGAACCGGCCCTGGCCCGGCTGCTGGAGCGGATCAAGGAGCTGGAGCACGAAGGCTACCAGTTCGAAGGCGCCGAGGGCACCCTGGCCCTGCTGGCCTGGGAAGTACAGCAGGCGGCGGGCAGCGCCGGCACCCCGGGCGGGCAGGCGGCCTTCCCTGAAGCGCCCGTCCCGGAGGCGGCCAACCCCGGGTGGCCCTTCCTCCTGGAGTCCTACCGGGTCACCGCCCTGCACGACCCGGCGGCGGGATCGCGGGTGGAGGCCACCATCAAGGTCCGGGTAGGTGAGCGGATCGTCCACACGGCGGCCGAAGGCAACGGCCCGGTCAACGCCCTGGACGCCGCCCTGCGCAAGGCGCTGTCGGAGGTCTACCCCGATCTTGAGCAGGTGCGCCTGGTGGACTACAAGGTGCGGGTGCTGGAAGGGGATGCCGGCACCGGAGCCCGGGTACGGGTGCTGGTGGAGTCCACCGACGGCCGGGCCCGCTGGGGGACGGTGGGCGTCTCCACCAGCATCCTGGAGGCATCCTGGCAAGCTCTGGCCGACGGCTTGCGATATTACCTTCTGGGGCTGGCCACGGCCCCGGCCCCCGGCGGACCGGACCCGGGCCCGGAAGCCCGGCCCACCGTACCCGCGCCGCCCGGCGCCGCCGCGAGGCACACAGCGCCGGCAACGCAGCCGGCACAGGGGAGACAGGCGCGGCAGGCGTGA
- the purS gene encoding phosphoribosylformylglycinamidine synthase subunit PurS — protein sequence MRPAGRRFFRVVVEVSLRPGALDAQGEAVRSALRALGYPGVAAVRVGKRIELDLAARDPGEAAEQARAMAERLLANPVLEVYRVRVEGGLDPAAAGVSAEHGADRGV from the coding sequence GTGAGGCCGGCAGGGCGCCGGTTCTTCCGGGTGGTGGTGGAGGTGAGCCTGCGCCCCGGGGCGCTGGATGCCCAGGGGGAGGCGGTGCGCTCGGCCCTGCGGGCCCTCGGCTACCCGGGCGTGGCCGCGGTCCGGGTGGGCAAGCGCATCGAGCTGGACCTGGCGGCGCGGGACCCGGGGGAGGCGGCGGAACAGGCCCGGGCCATGGCCGAGCGGCTCCTGGCCAACCCGGTGCTGGAGGTGTACCGGGTGCGGGTGGAAGGGGGCCTCGACCCGGCCGCCGCCGGGGTGTCGGCGGAGCATGGTGCCGATCGCGGCGTCTAA
- the purB gene encoding adenylosuccinate lyase produces the protein MIERYTRPAMGRLWTLEHKYATWLEVELLAVEAWEELGTVPRGTASRIRQRARIDVDRILAIERQVHHDVIAFTTAIAEQVGDDARWVHYGLTSSDVVDTALAVNLVQAVDLLLGEVRALRQAVGEQARRHKHTVMIGRTHGVHAEPITFGLKLALWYAELGRNLERLERARRTVAVGKISGAVGTYARVDPRVEAYVCRRLGLEPETVSSQIVARDRHAELLAALAILAGTYDKMAVEIRHLQRTEVREVEEPFRAGQKGSSAMPHKRNPEKCERISGLARVLRGYLVSALENQALWHERDISHSSVERIILPDALILADYMTALLAEIVRDLHVYPESMAANLERTGGLIYSQRVLLALVERGLRREEAYAIVQELAMRGWQGEAPFRQLVAADPRIRRVLAPGEIEALFDPRDDLRHVDFIFRRAGLEPGEDG, from the coding sequence ATGATCGAGCGCTACACCCGGCCCGCCATGGGCCGCCTCTGGACCCTGGAGCACAAGTACGCCACCTGGCTGGAGGTGGAGCTCCTGGCCGTCGAGGCCTGGGAGGAACTGGGCACCGTGCCCCGCGGCACCGCGTCCCGCATCCGGCAGCGGGCCCGCATCGACGTCGACCGCATCCTGGCCATCGAGCGCCAGGTGCACCATGACGTCATCGCCTTCACCACGGCCATCGCCGAGCAGGTGGGCGACGACGCCCGCTGGGTCCACTACGGCCTGACCTCCTCCGATGTGGTCGACACCGCCCTGGCCGTCAACCTGGTCCAGGCCGTGGACCTGCTGCTGGGCGAGGTGCGGGCGCTGCGCCAGGCGGTGGGCGAGCAGGCCCGGCGCCACAAGCACACGGTGATGATCGGCCGCACCCACGGCGTCCACGCCGAACCCATCACCTTCGGCCTGAAGCTCGCCCTCTGGTACGCCGAGCTGGGGCGCAACCTGGAGCGCCTGGAGCGGGCTCGACGCACCGTGGCGGTGGGCAAGATCTCGGGGGCCGTGGGCACCTACGCCCGGGTCGACCCGCGGGTGGAGGCCTACGTCTGCCGCCGCCTGGGCCTGGAGCCCGAGACGGTCTCCAGCCAGATCGTGGCCCGGGACCGCCATGCCGAGCTCCTGGCCGCCCTGGCCATCCTGGCCGGCACCTACGACAAGATGGCCGTGGAAATCCGCCACCTCCAGCGGACCGAGGTCCGGGAGGTGGAAGAACCCTTCCGCGCCGGCCAGAAGGGCTCCTCGGCCATGCCCCACAAGCGCAACCCCGAGAAGTGCGAGCGCATCTCCGGCCTGGCCCGGGTCCTCCGCGGTTACCTGGTCAGCGCCCTGGAAAACCAGGCCCTCTGGCACGAGCGGGACATCTCCCACTCTTCGGTGGAGCGCATCATCCTGCCCGACGCCCTGATCCTGGCCGATTACATGACGGCCCTGCTGGCGGAGATCGTCCGCGACCTGCACGTCTATCCCGAGTCCATGGCGGCCAACCTGGAGCGGACCGGCGGCCTGATCTACTCCCAGCGGGTGCTGCTGGCGCTGGTCGAACGCGGCCTGCGCCGCGAGGAGGCGTACGCCATCGTCCAGGAGCTGGCCATGCGGGGCTGGCAGGGGGAGGCGCCCTTCCGGCAGCTGGTGGCCGCCGACCCCCGGATCCGGCGGGTCCTGGCGCCCGGCGAGATCGAGGCCCTGTTCGACCCCCGGGACGACCTGCGCCACGTGGATTTCATCTTTCGCCGGGCCGGCCTGGAGCCCGGCGAGGACGGCTGA
- a CDS encoding antibiotic biosynthesis monooxygenase family protein, with amino-acid sequence MLIVINRIWPEPGSEQRLEEAFSRSPGMKDVPGCLGFEFWRREATGPAGHPGAGAADAAGGAGGRSEYLVVTRWESREAFEAWRRSAHFQHAHRDTGASAGARSELAVYEVLRRV; translated from the coding sequence ATGCTGATCGTCATCAACCGCATCTGGCCCGAACCGGGCTCCGAGCAGCGCCTGGAGGAGGCCTTCTCCCGCTCCCCGGGCATGAAGGATGTCCCCGGCTGCCTGGGATTCGAGTTCTGGCGCAGGGAAGCGACCGGCCCGGCCGGTCATCCCGGGGCCGGCGCAGCGGATGCTGCGGGCGGCGCCGGCGGCCGCAGCGAGTACCTGGTGGTGACCCGCTGGGAGTCCCGGGAGGCGTTCGAGGCCTGGCGCCGGAGTGCCCACTTCCAGCATGCCCATCGCGACACCGGGGCCTCCGCCGGAGCGCGCAGCGAGCTGGCGGTTTACGAGGTGCTGCGCCGGGTGTGA
- a CDS encoding phosphoribosylaminoimidazolesuccinocarboxamide synthase: MAMAEPALPPRGERLYEGKAKVVFATPDPGLVRICFKDDATAFDGRKRGTIGDKGRLNARISAHLLRVVEAAGIPTHLVAEAGERELLCRRVEIIPLEVVVRNVVAGSLARRLGLEPGRVLDEPVTELYYKRDDLGDPLINRAHVRLLGLATAEEVDRIEAMALAVNRVLRSYLLERDLVLVDFKLEFGRAWTPAAPPAAAPAAVPAEGAGAVLPTEPGAGPSGQSTGPAPGQDGGGGSGPGTGSRGTPGPGSTLLLADEISPDTCRLWDRVTGEPLDKDRFRQDLGGVAGAYAEVWRRLEGQR, from the coding sequence GTGGCGATGGCGGAACCGGCCCTGCCCCCGCGCGGGGAGCGGCTCTACGAGGGGAAGGCCAAGGTCGTCTTTGCCACCCCGGATCCGGGGCTGGTGCGGATCTGCTTCAAGGACGATGCCACCGCCTTCGACGGGCGCAAGCGCGGCACCATCGGGGACAAGGGGCGCCTCAATGCGCGGATCAGCGCCCACCTGCTGAGGGTGGTGGAGGCGGCGGGCATTCCCACCCACCTGGTGGCCGAGGCGGGCGAGCGGGAGCTCCTGTGCCGGCGGGTAGAGATCATCCCGCTGGAGGTGGTCGTACGCAACGTGGTGGCCGGCAGCCTGGCCCGCCGCCTGGGTCTGGAGCCGGGCCGCGTGCTGGACGAACCGGTCACCGAGCTCTACTACAAGCGGGACGATCTGGGCGATCCCCTGATCAACCGCGCCCACGTGCGGCTGCTGGGGCTGGCGACCGCGGAGGAAGTGGACCGCATCGAGGCCATGGCCCTGGCCGTGAACCGCGTGCTGCGCTCCTACCTGCTGGAGCGCGACCTGGTGCTGGTCGACTTCAAGCTGGAGTTCGGGCGGGCATGGACCCCGGCGGCTCCGCCGGCCGCCGCCCCCGCCGCCGTGCCGGCTGAAGGCGCGGGGGCGGTCCTGCCCACGGAACCTGGGGCCGGTCCCTCCGGTCAGAGCACCGGCCCCGCGCCGGGCCAGGACGGAGGCGGCGGGTCCGGCCCGGGCACCGGCTCGCGGGGCACCCCGGGGCCGGGTTCCACCTTGCTGCTGGCGGACGAGATCTCCCCCGACACCTGCCGCCTCTGGGACCGGGTCACGGGCGAGCCCCTGGACAAGGACCGCTTCCGGCAGGACCTGGGCGGCGTGGCCGGCGCCTACGCCGAGGTGTGGCGGCGGCTGGAGGGACAGCGATGA
- a CDS encoding AIR synthase related protein, with protein sequence MERQVREPQSRSKPQGGPRSRHRAQPPSGVPASQDPAGRAPGAAGEPWQAAGLTAAEYRRVLQLLGREPGPAELGLIGVLWSEHCAYKHSRPLLRRLPTRGPQVLLGPGENAGAVDLGDGTAVVFRIESHNHPSFVEPFQGAATGVGGILRDVLAAGARPVALMDFLCFAEPRHDRDRRLVRGVVAGIAAYGNCTGVPVVGGRVLFEPGYKTNPLVNVLCAGVAPARRLLKGVAAGPGARLVLIGPPTGADGVHGATFASASLGPDDAAGRRPAVQVGDPFAGKVLIEACLELVEAGLVAAFQDLGAGGLGAAAAELASRAGTGAALHLDRVPLREPGLPAEVILLSESQERMLAVVEPAHLPRLRRVTRRWGLPAAVVGRLEEAGDRGTRFRARHRGRWVVDLPVDLLTRQAPVYGPPGQGLAGEDRRGDGGPGGGPVAAGALAVLPGSRDHAPAGWGGSQPAGAPAGPWPGWAPPRPGAGPGATRAAAGRLDPGEAGDGRAEPPDLSDPQAVAGALRRLLAAPALTSKSWIYSQFDHLVGGRTRLRPGAGPAAVLEVPGSDRLLVLAMAGTGRQATLDPFRAAALAVAEAALRASCVGGIPLGLTNGLNLGDPGRPAVYAQLAGLIEGMAAACRALDLPVTGGNVSLYNATGEHDIDPTVAVGVAGVIPPPGRWAAGFFPGPGLRVALLGPLAGHLAGSEYVKGGGAAGASPERPAGLAGHAAQARGGGDPAARAGDQVLRSGDPVPRPGDRVALGGGQAALPQVEWELQRRLQRLLQEAVAQGWVVAARPAGRGGLLVTLVEMAFAGGPLPPGETAEGAALGLDIAIRRQPGAPAPRRDALLFGEGPTRVVVAVPPGAWDALARRAAALHVPLHPLGLTAEPGGRIRVRLDGGLWLDEPAASLRTLWEEALPCRLDGPESQVAAG encoded by the coding sequence ATGGAGCGCCAGGTTCGAGAACCGCAATCCCGATCGAAGCCCCAGGGCGGGCCCCGTAGCCGGCACCGGGCCCAACCTCCGTCCGGGGTGCCGGCGTCCCAGGACCCCGCGGGCCGGGCCCCCGGCGCGGCCGGCGAGCCCTGGCAGGCGGCCGGCCTGACCGCTGCCGAGTACCGGCGGGTCCTGCAGCTGCTCGGACGGGAACCCGGTCCCGCCGAACTCGGCCTGATCGGGGTGCTCTGGTCGGAGCACTGCGCCTACAAGCACTCCCGGCCGCTGCTGCGCCGGCTGCCCACCCGCGGGCCCCAGGTGCTGCTGGGGCCGGGGGAGAACGCCGGCGCCGTCGACCTGGGCGACGGGACGGCGGTGGTCTTCCGCATCGAGTCCCACAACCACCCGTCCTTCGTGGAACCCTTCCAGGGCGCCGCCACGGGCGTGGGCGGCATCCTGCGCGACGTGCTGGCCGCAGGGGCCCGGCCCGTCGCCCTGATGGACTTCCTCTGCTTCGCGGAGCCCCGCCATGACCGGGACCGCCGGCTGGTGCGGGGTGTGGTGGCCGGCATCGCCGCCTACGGCAACTGCACCGGGGTGCCGGTGGTGGGCGGCCGGGTCCTGTTCGAGCCGGGGTACAAGACGAACCCCCTGGTTAACGTGCTCTGCGCCGGGGTGGCGCCGGCCCGGCGGCTGCTCAAGGGCGTGGCGGCAGGGCCCGGTGCGCGGCTGGTGCTCATCGGCCCGCCCACGGGGGCCGACGGCGTCCACGGCGCCACCTTCGCCTCGGCCAGCCTGGGCCCGGATGACGCCGCCGGCCGCCGGCCCGCGGTGCAGGTGGGCGACCCCTTCGCCGGCAAGGTGCTGATCGAAGCGTGCCTGGAGCTGGTGGAAGCCGGTCTGGTGGCCGCCTTCCAGGACCTGGGGGCGGGCGGCCTGGGTGCCGCGGCGGCCGAGCTGGCGTCCCGGGCAGGCACGGGTGCGGCGCTGCACCTGGACCGGGTGCCCCTGCGGGAGCCGGGCCTGCCTGCGGAGGTCATCCTGCTCTCCGAGTCCCAGGAGCGCATGCTGGCGGTGGTCGAACCGGCCCACCTACCGCGGCTGCGGCGGGTGACCCGGCGCTGGGGCCTGCCCGCCGCCGTGGTAGGCCGGCTGGAGGAAGCCGGTGACCGGGGCACCCGATTCCGGGCCCGCCACCGGGGCCGGTGGGTGGTGGACCTGCCCGTCGATCTCTTGACCCGCCAGGCGCCGGTGTACGGGCCGCCGGGGCAGGGGCTGGCGGGCGAGGACCGGCGGGGGGACGGCGGGCCCGGTGGCGGGCCGGTGGCCGCCGGGGCCCTGGCGGTGCTCCCGGGAAGCCGGGACCATGCCCCGGCGGGATGGGGCGGGTCCCAGCCAGCCGGGGCCCCGGCCGGTCCATGGCCGGGTTGGGCCCCGCCGCGGCCCGGCGCCGGCCCCGGCGCCACCAGGGCGGCGGCGGGCCGGCTGGACCCCGGCGAGGCCGGGGACGGCCGGGCGGAGCCCCCGGACCTCAGCGACCCCCAGGCCGTGGCCGGTGCCCTGCGCCGCCTGCTGGCAGCCCCCGCCCTGACCAGCAAGAGCTGGATCTACAGCCAGTTCGACCACCTGGTGGGCGGCCGCACCCGGCTGCGCCCGGGGGCGGGCCCGGCGGCGGTGCTGGAGGTCCCGGGCAGCGACCGGTTGCTGGTACTGGCCATGGCCGGGACGGGCCGGCAGGCGACCCTGGACCCCTTCCGGGCCGCCGCCCTGGCCGTGGCCGAGGCGGCCCTGCGGGCCAGCTGTGTGGGCGGGATTCCCCTCGGCCTGACCAACGGGCTCAACCTGGGCGACCCGGGACGGCCGGCGGTCTACGCCCAGCTGGCCGGCCTGATCGAGGGCATGGCCGCGGCCTGCCGCGCCCTGGACCTGCCGGTGACGGGCGGCAACGTCAGCCTCTACAACGCCACGGGCGAGCACGACATCGACCCCACGGTGGCGGTGGGCGTGGCCGGGGTGATTCCCCCGCCGGGCCGCTGGGCGGCCGGGTTCTTCCCCGGACCGGGGCTCCGGGTGGCCCTGCTGGGACCTCTGGCCGGCCACCTGGCGGGCAGCGAGTACGTGAAGGGGGGCGGGGCGGCCGGCGCTTCGCCGGAGCGGCCCGCGGGCCTGGCCGGCCATGCGGCCCAGGCCCGGGGCGGCGGGGACCCGGCGGCACGGGCCGGGGATCAGGTGCTGCGGTCCGGCGACCCGGTGCCGCGGCCCGGGGACCGGGTGGCACTAGGCGGGGGCCAGGCGGCCCTGCCCCAGGTGGAGTGGGAGCTGCAGCGCCGGCTGCAGCGGCTTCTGCAGGAGGCGGTGGCCCAGGGCTGGGTGGTGGCCGCCCGCCCGGCCGGCCGGGGCGGGCTGCTGGTCACCCTGGTGGAGATGGCCTTTGCCGGCGGCCCCTTGCCGCCGGGCGAGACGGCGGAAGGGGCGGCCCTGGGGCTTGACATCGCCATCCGGCGGCAGCCGGGTGCGCCCGCCCCGCGGCGGGACGCCCTGCTCTTCGGTGAAGGACCGACCCGGGTGGTGGTGGCCGTCCCGCCGGGGGCATGGGATGCCCTGGCCCGGCGGGCGGCCGCCCTGCACGTCCCACTCCACCCCCTGGGCCTGACGGCGGAACCCGGCGGCCGCATCCGGGTCCGGCTGGACGGCGGGCTGTGGCTCGACGAACCGGCGGCTTCCCTGCGGACCCTGTGGGAGGAGGCGCTCCCGTGCCGGCTGGACGGTCCGGAATCCCAGGTAGCGGCGGGGTGA
- a CDS encoding DUF4395 domain-containing protein, with protein sequence MHDGIPVPLVRANQTFIILAAVLSFLFQFRPGALIGLVVLALPLVFGPRAHLVFHLARPLLARRLPGAEREDAHVQRFNQTLASLFFGIGAAGLYLLAPVAPLWGAIVGWGALLAVATVAFIATRGFCLGCTIYYQLVRRGWIRRPGSTPAV encoded by the coding sequence GTGCACGACGGCATCCCGGTGCCCCTGGTGCGGGCCAACCAGACCTTCATCATCCTGGCCGCGGTGCTGAGCTTCCTGTTCCAGTTCCGCCCCGGCGCCCTGATCGGGCTGGTCGTGCTGGCTTTGCCTCTGGTCTTCGGTCCCCGGGCCCACCTGGTGTTCCACCTGGCCCGGCCGCTGCTGGCCCGCCGCCTGCCCGGGGCCGAGCGGGAAGACGCCCACGTGCAGCGCTTCAACCAGACCCTGGCCAGCCTGTTCTTCGGCATCGGTGCCGCGGGCCTGTACCTGCTGGCGCCGGTGGCGCCCCTGTGGGGCGCCATCGTCGGCTGGGGGGCGCTGCTGGCGGTGGCGACGGTGGCCTTCATCGCCACCCGCGGGTTCTGCCTGGGCTGCACCATCTACTACCAGCTGGTGCGGCGCGGCTGGATCCGCAGGCCCGGGTCGACCCCGGCGGTGTGA
- the purQ gene encoding phosphoribosylformylglycinamidine synthase I: MRLAVVRFPGSNCEHDVAVVLARELGRRVEVIDHRRRDLRPFAGVVLPGGFAFGDYLRAGALAARTPVMEAVRDFAAAGGPVLGICNGFQILCEAGLLPGALRPNRQGLFQCRPIRVRVEGPSALTAGLPPGRVVRLEIAHGEGAYVGEGPQGAFVPGRGARVILRYSDAAGRIDPDANPNGSVDNVAGICNAAGNVVGLMPHPERRPAEGPGTGWAGGDGGRAAPGGRAGGGPRSGAPSPVPGGQAGTGTGAGAAGGAAPTGPTGIPDCHCWDGLDLLARWVAAAAAWWSQRRAGPRSGPSHAALTGRAGG; the protein is encoded by the coding sequence GTGCGCCTGGCCGTGGTGCGCTTTCCCGGTTCGAACTGCGAGCACGACGTGGCCGTGGTGCTGGCCCGGGAACTGGGCCGGCGGGTGGAGGTGATCGACCACCGCCGGCGGGACCTGCGCCCCTTCGCGGGGGTGGTGCTGCCGGGCGGGTTCGCCTTCGGCGACTACCTGCGGGCCGGCGCCCTGGCCGCCCGGACGCCGGTGATGGAGGCGGTGCGGGACTTTGCCGCCGCGGGCGGCCCGGTGCTGGGGATCTGCAACGGCTTTCAGATCCTGTGCGAGGCGGGGCTTCTGCCCGGGGCCCTGCGGCCCAACCGTCAGGGCCTCTTCCAGTGCCGGCCGATCCGGGTGCGGGTGGAGGGGCCCTCTGCCCTGACGGCGGGGCTGCCGCCGGGACGGGTCGTGCGCCTGGAGATCGCCCACGGCGAGGGGGCGTACGTGGGCGAGGGGCCCCAGGGTGCCTTCGTGCCGGGGCGGGGGGCCCGGGTCATCCTGCGGTACAGCGACGCCGCGGGCCGGATCGACCCGGACGCCAACCCCAACGGGTCCGTCGACAACGTGGCCGGGATCTGCAACGCGGCGGGCAACGTGGTGGGCCTGATGCCCCACCCTGAGCGGCGGCCGGCGGAAGGGCCGGGGACCGGCTGGGCCGGTGGGGACGGCGGGCGGGCTGCGCCGGGTGGGAGGGCCGGCGGGGGACCCCGATCCGGTGCTCCTTCCCCGGTGCCCGGTGGCCAGGCCGGAACCGGCACCGGCGCCGGAGCCGCCGGCGGAGCCGCCCCAACAGGCCCCACAGGCATACCGGACTGCCATTGCTGGGACGGCCTCGACCTGCTGGCCCGGTGGGTGGCGGCTGCCGCAGCCTGGTGGAGCCAGCGCCGGGCCGGCCCGCGCAGCGGCCCGAGCCACGCCGCCTTGACCGGCCGGGCCGGAGGCTGA
- the purE gene encoding 5-(carboxyamino)imidazole ribonucleotide mutase, with translation MERDEPAGSPAEALGGRAAAPRVGILMGSDSDLPTLRETFAVLEELDIPFEATVASAHRTPERVAHYATTASERGLEVLIAAAGSAAHLAGVVAAHTLLPVIGVPLKGGAAGGLDALLATAQMPRGVPVATVALDGAANAALLAARILALKDPQLRRRLEAYRQRMQARVEEADRRLQAELGRATAHLQEASEPPSPSPARPVSQPPSHPQAHPGSEPQPERQPQPRFGGGRATPGGQAVAS, from the coding sequence GTGGAACGGGACGAACCGGCGGGCAGCCCGGCCGAAGCCCTGGGCGGGCGGGCCGCCGCGCCCCGGGTCGGCATCCTGATGGGGAGCGATTCGGACCTGCCCACCCTGCGCGAGACCTTCGCGGTTCTCGAGGAGCTGGACATCCCCTTCGAGGCCACCGTCGCCTCGGCCCACCGCACCCCCGAGCGCGTAGCCCATTACGCCACCACGGCTTCCGAGCGAGGCCTGGAGGTCCTGATCGCCGCCGCGGGCAGTGCCGCCCACTTGGCCGGCGTGGTGGCGGCCCATACCCTCCTGCCGGTGATCGGCGTGCCCCTCAAAGGCGGCGCGGCCGGAGGCCTGGACGCCCTGCTGGCTACGGCCCAGATGCCGCGGGGCGTGCCGGTGGCCACCGTCGCCCTGGACGGTGCAGCCAATGCCGCCCTGCTGGCGGCCCGCATCCTGGCCCTCAAGGATCCTCAGCTGCGCCGGCGCCTGGAGGCCTACCGGCAGCGCATGCAGGCCCGGGTGGAGGAGGCCGACCGGCGGCTGCAGGCCGAGCTGGGGAGGGCCACGGCCCACCTTCAGGAGGCCTCCGAGCCCCCGTCGCCGTCGCCGGCCCGGCCGGTGTCCCAGCCCCCGTCTCATCCTCAGGCTCATCCTGGGTCCGAGCCGCAGCCCGAGCGCCAGCCCCAGCCCCGGTTTGGCGGCGGGCGGGCCACCCCCGGAGGGCAGGCGGTGGCCTCATGA